A single region of the Eulemur rufifrons isolate Redbay chromosome 8, OSU_ERuf_1, whole genome shotgun sequence genome encodes:
- the EDN2 gene encoding endothelin-2 isoform X2, with protein MVCVPTAWCSVALALLVALHEGKGQAAATLEQPAPSPHARGAHLRLRRCSCSSWLDKECVYFCHLDIIWVNTPGQTAPYGLGNPPRRRRRSLPRRCECSGIRDAACATFCHQRPWDISEAKIHFAKRQQEVTRKPRPTHSWWRKR; from the exons ATGGTCTGCGTGCCCACTGCCTGGTGCTCCGTCGCTCTAGCCCTGCTCGTGGCCCTGCACGAAG GGAAGGGCCAGGCTGCTGCCACCCTGGAGCAGCCGGCGCCCTCACCCCATGCCCGAGGCGCCCACCTGCGGCTTCGCCGTTGCTCCTGCAGCTCCTGGCTCGACAAGGAGTGCGTCTATTTCTGCCACCTGGACATCATCTGGGTGAACACTCCCGG ACAGACAGCTCCTTACGGCCTGGGAAACCCGCCAAGACGCCGGCGCCGCTCCCTGCCAAGGCGCTGTGAGTGCTCCGGCATCAGGGACGCCGCCTGTGCCACCTTCTGCCATCAAAGGCCCTG GGACATTTCTGAAGCCAAGATCCACTTTGCCAAGCGACAGCAGGAGGTGACAAGGAAGCCCAGGCCCACACACTCCTGGTGGAGGAAGAGATAG
- the EDN2 gene encoding endothelin-2 isoform X1 has protein sequence MVCVPTAWCSVALALLVALHEGKGQAAATLEQPAPSPHARGAHLRLRRCSCSSWLDKECVYFCHLDIIWVNTPGQTAPYGLGNPPRRRRRSLPRRCECSGIRDAACATFCHQRPWAEAGAVPNGKFPADVFQTGKTWATAGELLQKLRDISEAKIHFAKRQQEVTRKPRPTHSWWRKR, from the exons ATGGTCTGCGTGCCCACTGCCTGGTGCTCCGTCGCTCTAGCCCTGCTCGTGGCCCTGCACGAAG GGAAGGGCCAGGCTGCTGCCACCCTGGAGCAGCCGGCGCCCTCACCCCATGCCCGAGGCGCCCACCTGCGGCTTCGCCGTTGCTCCTGCAGCTCCTGGCTCGACAAGGAGTGCGTCTATTTCTGCCACCTGGACATCATCTGGGTGAACACTCCCGG ACAGACAGCTCCTTACGGCCTGGGAAACCCGCCAAGACGCCGGCGCCGCTCCCTGCCAAGGCGCTGTGAGTGCTCCGGCATCAGGGACGCCGCCTGTGCCACCTTCTGCCATCAAAGGCCCTG GGCTGAAGCCGGGGCAGTCCCAAACGGCAAGTTCCCTGCAGACGTGTTCCAGACTGGGAAGACATGGGCCACTGCAGGAGAGCTCCTCCAGAAGCTAAG GGACATTTCTGAAGCCAAGATCCACTTTGCCAAGCGACAGCAGGAGGTGACAAGGAAGCCCAGGCCCACACACTCCTGGTGGAGGAAGAGATAG